One window from the genome of Cronobacter malonaticus LMG 23826 encodes:
- the silS gene encoding copper/silver sensor histidine kinase SilS has translation MHSKPSRRPFSLALRLTFFISLSTILAFIAFTWFMLHSVENHFAEQDVSDLQQISTTLNRILQSPVDPDDKKISKIKESIASYRNVALLLLNPRGEVLFSSAQGAALRPAVNSADFSEHSRARDVFLWTVEDPAGPMDTGSEMKMETYRIIASSGQAIFQGKQQNYVMLTGLSINFHLHYLDALKKNLIAIAVVISLLIVLIIRIAVRQGHLPLRNVSNAIKNITSENLDARLEPTRVPIELEQLVISFNHMIGKIEDVFTRQANFSADIAHEIRTPITNLVTQTEIALSQDRTQRELEDVLYSSLEEYNRMTKMVSDMLFLAQADNNQLIPDRVMFDLRAEVMKVFEFFEAWAEERNITLKFNGMPCLVEGDPQMFRRAINNLLSNALRYTPEGQAITVSIREQESFFDLVIENPGKPIPEEHLSRLFDRFYRVDPSRQRKGEGSGIGLAIVKSIVEAHHGRVQVESDVRSTRFILSVPRLEKMIPETQY, from the coding sequence ATGCATAGCAAACCTTCCAGACGCCCTTTCTCACTCGCTCTGCGGCTGACCTTTTTTATCAGCCTGTCCACGATACTGGCTTTTATCGCCTTCACCTGGTTTATGCTGCATTCTGTTGAAAATCATTTTGCCGAGCAGGATGTCAGCGATCTTCAACAAATCAGCACCACACTGAACCGTATACTGCAGTCCCCGGTGGATCCGGATGATAAAAAAATAAGCAAAATAAAGGAATCAATTGCCAGCTACCGCAACGTTGCCCTTTTGCTCCTCAATCCCAGGGGTGAAGTGCTCTTTAGCTCAGCTCAGGGGGCGGCACTACGCCCGGCAGTGAATTCAGCAGATTTTAGCGAGCACAGCCGCGCACGGGATGTCTTTCTCTGGACGGTGGAGGATCCTGCGGGACCGATGGATACCGGGTCCGAAATGAAGATGGAAACATACAGGATTATCGCCTCCTCTGGTCAGGCGATATTTCAGGGCAAACAGCAGAACTATGTCATGCTGACTGGCCTATCCATTAATTTCCATCTCCATTACCTCGATGCGCTGAAAAAGAACCTGATTGCGATTGCCGTCGTGATAAGCCTGTTGATTGTTCTGATCATTCGAATCGCTGTCCGTCAGGGGCACCTGCCCCTTCGTAATGTCAGCAATGCCATTAAAAACATCACCTCCGAGAATCTTGATGCGCGACTGGAACCGACACGCGTTCCCATTGAGCTGGAGCAACTGGTTATCTCGTTCAATCATATGATTGGAAAGATTGAGGATGTCTTTACCCGCCAGGCCAATTTCTCTGCCGATATCGCGCATGAGATCAGAACGCCCATCACCAATCTGGTGACGCAGACTGAAATCGCACTGAGTCAGGATCGAACACAGAGGGAACTTGAGGATGTCCTCTATTCCAGTCTTGAAGAGTATAACCGGATGACCAAAATGGTCAGCGATATGCTGTTCCTGGCACAGGCAGATAATAATCAGCTGATACCTGACAGGGTCATGTTTGACCTCAGAGCGGAAGTCATGAAAGTCTTCGAGTTTTTCGAAGCCTGGGCCGAAGAACGCAATATCACGCTCAAATTTAACGGGATGCCCTGCCTGGTTGAGGGAGATCCACAAATGTTCAGAAGGGCGATCAATAATCTGTTATCCAATGCCCTGCGTTATACCCCGGAGGGACAGGCAATCACCGTCTCAATAAGAGAGCAGGAGAGCTTTTTTGACCTTGTGATTGAAAATCCGGGGAAACCAATCCCTGAAGAGCATTTATCAAGGCTGTTTGACCGTTTTTATCGGGTAGATCCGTCCAGACAACGAAAAGGAGAAGGCAGCGGCATCGGCCTTGCGATTGTGAAGTCCATCGTGGAAGCACATCACGGAAGAGTGCAGGTGGAATCGGACGTACGTTCAACTCGTTTTATCCTATCCGTGCCCAGACTGGAGAAAATGATTCCGGAAACCCAGTACTGA
- the copM gene encoding CopM family metallochaperone, with amino-acid sequence MKITNSLFVILMLSLPAISAEHSEMKMSDISSSASSQEYMSGMKGMHDKMMAAVKESDPDKAFAKGMVAHHEGAIAMAETELKYGKDPEMRKLAQDIIKAQKGEIEQMNKWLGNQK; translated from the coding sequence ATGAAAATCACAAATTCGCTTTTTGTTATACTGATGTTATCCCTGCCAGCGATTTCCGCAGAACATTCAGAAATGAAAATGTCAGATATATCCTCATCGGCATCGTCACAGGAATATATGTCCGGCATGAAAGGTATGCATGACAAAATGATGGCCGCTGTAAAAGAGTCCGATCCCGACAAGGCTTTTGCGAAAGGCATGGTAGCACACCATGAAGGGGCAATAGCAATGGCTGAGACCGAGCTAAAATACGGAAAAGATCCGGAAATGAGAAAGCTCGCGCAGGACATCATTAAAGCTCAAAAAGGTGAAATTGAGCAGATGAATAAATGGCTTGGTAATCAAAAATAA
- the silC gene encoding Cu(+)/Ag(+) efflux RND transporter outer membrane channel SilC — protein sequence MFKLKLLSISTIFILAGCVSLAPEYQRPAAPVPQQFSLSHNSLTPAVNGYQDTGWRNFFVDPQVTRLIGEALTNNRDLRMAALKVEEARAQFNVTDADRYPQLNGSSGITYSGGLKGDKPTTQEYDARLELSYELDFFGKLKNMSDADRQNYFASEEARRAVHILLVSNVSQSYFSQQLAYEQLRIARETLKNYEQSYAFVEQQLVTGSTNVLALEQARGQIESTRAEIAKREGDLAQANNALQLVLGTYRALPSEKGMKGWEIAPVKLPPNLSSQILLQRPDIMEAEYQLKAADANIGAARAAFFPSITLTSGLSASSTELSSLFTSGSGMWNFIPKIEIPIFNAGRNKANLKLAEIRQQQSVVNYEQKIQSAFKDVSDTLALRDSLSQQLESQQRYLDSLQITLQRARGLYASGAVSYIEVLDAERSLFATQQTILDLTYSRQVNEINLFTALGGGWVE from the coding sequence ATGTTCAAATTAAAATTACTCAGCATTAGCACGATATTCATCCTGGCAGGCTGCGTGTCGCTTGCGCCTGAATATCAGCGGCCCGCAGCACCGGTACCCCAGCAGTTTTCACTGTCCCATAACAGCCTGACGCCAGCGGTAAATGGCTATCAGGATACGGGCTGGCGTAACTTTTTTGTCGATCCCCAGGTTACCCGGTTGATCGGTGAAGCTCTGACTAATAACCGTGATTTGAGAATGGCTGCCCTGAAGGTTGAAGAGGCCCGAGCCCAGTTCAACGTCACGGATGCAGATCGTTATCCCCAGCTGAATGGCTCATCCGGGATAACATACAGCGGTGGTCTGAAAGGTGACAAGCCGACCACACAGGAGTACGACGCGAGACTGGAGCTCAGCTATGAGCTCGATTTTTTCGGCAAACTTAAGAACATGAGTGATGCTGACCGCCAGAACTACTTTGCCAGCGAAGAAGCCCGTCGGGCCGTACACATCCTGCTGGTCTCCAACGTTTCACAGAGCTATTTCAGCCAGCAACTGGCGTACGAACAACTCCGTATTGCGCGGGAAACGCTGAAAAATTATGAACAGTCCTATGCTTTCGTTGAGCAACAGCTCGTGACCGGGAGTACGAACGTTCTGGCACTTGAACAGGCGAGAGGACAAATCGAAAGTACCCGCGCCGAAATAGCCAAACGAGAAGGCGATCTGGCTCAGGCAAACAATGCCCTGCAACTGGTGCTGGGAACGTACCGCGCACTTCCGTCAGAAAAAGGGATGAAAGGCTGGGAGATCGCACCAGTAAAATTGCCACCAAATCTATCTTCACAAATTTTGCTGCAGCGACCGGATATTATGGAAGCGGAATATCAGCTGAAAGCGGCTGATGCCAATATTGGCGCAGCGCGAGCGGCCTTTTTCCCCTCCATTACCCTGACCAGTGGTCTTTCCGCAAGCAGTACGGAGCTGTCAAGCCTGTTTACGTCAGGAAGTGGAATGTGGAATTTTATCCCTAAAATTGAAATTCCTATTTTTAATGCTGGCAGGAATAAAGCCAATCTGAAGCTGGCTGAAATTCGCCAGCAACAATCGGTGGTTAATTACGAACAAAAAATTCAGTCAGCCTTTAAGGATGTTTCCGACACGCTTGCGCTGCGCGACAGCCTTAGCCAGCAACTTGAGTCACAGCAGCGTTATCTTGATTCACTTCAGATAACTCTCCAGCGTGCCAGAGGATTATATGCAAGTGGTGCTGTCAGTTACATCGAAGTGCTGGATGCAGAACGTTCCCTCTTCGCTACGCAGCAAACCATTCTCGATCTTACC
- a CDS encoding HNH endonuclease — protein sequence MIKKICEVIDGEYVCDIDISVEEWKTLLTNDKVFDTKSIAALKKWFIEPNHSCTCFDIGKKYDLHSMSANGVINGLGGRVQKELGRFEVKGVGNIASGTKFITVMKSKEIGGKPKRNLWTIREELVQAINELDFFGTTEMASSEYYSDDELINAIEKSNIFDNVQTFEYTGEAKPKKNAIEVKNGLSYPRSKGVSQNALNKAGYRCEVDSDHPTFRRRNSSLNYTEPHHIVPMSRQDAFDTSLDVEENIISLCCNCHKQIHLGQGYEDMLKEIYTARKRLLKKVGIDISLENLILYYKMESK from the coding sequence GTGATTAAAAAAATATGCGAAGTGATTGATGGAGAGTATGTCTGTGACATTGATATCAGTGTGGAAGAATGGAAAACTTTATTAACAAATGATAAAGTTTTTGACACAAAAAGTATTGCAGCGTTAAAAAAATGGTTTATTGAGCCAAATCATTCCTGCACATGCTTCGATATTGGTAAGAAGTACGACCTGCACAGCATGAGTGCTAATGGAGTCATAAACGGACTGGGTGGCAGAGTTCAAAAAGAACTTGGTAGATTCGAGGTTAAAGGTGTCGGAAATATCGCATCCGGTACAAAATTCATTACCGTAATGAAGAGTAAAGAAATCGGCGGAAAACCCAAAAGAAACTTATGGACAATTCGTGAGGAACTTGTTCAGGCAATTAACGAACTGGATTTTTTTGGTACAACAGAAATGGCCAGCAGTGAGTATTACTCTGACGATGAGTTGATCAATGCCATAGAGAAAAGCAATATCTTTGACAACGTTCAGACGTTTGAATATACAGGGGAAGCCAAACCAAAGAAAAATGCAATAGAAGTAAAAAATGGCCTCTCGTATCCCAGGAGTAAAGGCGTATCCCAAAATGCGCTGAATAAAGCAGGTTACAGATGTGAAGTCGATAGTGACCACCCAACATTCAGAAGGCGAAATTCATCCTTAAATTACACAGAACCTCATCACATTGTACCTATGTCCAGGCAAGATGCTTTTGACACATCTCTTGATGTTGAAGAAAATATCATATCTCTGTGTTGCAATTGCCATAAACAAATTCACCTTGGTCAGGGTTATGAAGATATGCTGAAAGAAATATACACTGCGCGAAAAAGGTTATTAAAAAAAGTTGGTATTGATATATCACTGGAAAACTTGATTCTTTATTACAAAATGGAAAGTAAGTGA
- the silR gene encoding copper/silver response regulator transcription factor SilR, whose translation MKILIVEDEIKTGEYLSKGLTEAGFVVDHADNGLTGYHLAMTAEYDLVILDIMLPDVNGWDIIRMLRTAGKGMPVLLLTALGTIEHRVKGLELGADDYLVKPFAFAELLARVRTLLRRGNTMITESQFKVADLSIDLVSRKVSRAGNRIVLTSKEFSLLEFFIRHQGEVLPRSLIASQVWDMNFDSDTNAIDVAVKRLRAKIDNDYETKLIQTVRGVGYMLEVPDA comes from the coding sequence ATGAAAATATTGATCGTCGAAGACGAAATTAAAACAGGTGAATATCTCAGCAAAGGGCTTACAGAGGCAGGGTTCGTAGTGGATCACGCTGATAATGGTCTTACCGGATATCATCTCGCCATGACAGCCGAGTATGATTTAGTCATTCTGGATATCATGCTACCTGATGTGAACGGCTGGGATATCATCCGCATGCTGCGCACTGCCGGAAAGGGTATGCCGGTCTTACTGCTGACAGCCCTCGGCACGATCGAACATAGGGTCAAAGGACTGGAACTGGGTGCGGACGATTATCTGGTTAAACCCTTTGCGTTTGCCGAACTGCTCGCCCGGGTGAGAACCCTTCTGAGGCGGGGAAACACGATGATCACGGAAAGCCAGTTTAAGGTGGCTGACCTCTCGATTGATCTCGTATCCAGAAAAGTCAGTCGCGCCGGAAACCGCATTGTGCTCACCAGTAAAGAGTTCAGCCTGCTGGAATTCTTCATTCGCCATCAGGGAGAGGTTCTTCCCCGCTCCCTGATTGCCTCTCAGGTCTGGGACATGAATTTTGACAGCGACACTAATGCGATCGATGTCGCAGTAAAGCGACTCCGCGCTAAAATAGACAACGATTACGAGACAAAGCTGATCCAGACAGTCCGGGGCGTGGGCTACATGCTGGAGGTCCCGGATGCATAG
- the silE gene encoding silver-binding protein SilE has translation MKNIVLASVLGLSLISTAWATETVNIHERVNNAQAPAHQMQSSSTPAAIQGAAPRMAGMDQHEQAIIVHETMNNGSADAHKKMAESHQKMMGAGTVNASRPATSFAAMNEHERAAVAHEFTNNGQSGPHQAMADAHRRMINAG, from the coding sequence ATGAAAAATATCGTCTTAGCATCAGTGTTAGGTTTGAGCTTAATTTCTACGGCCTGGGCCACTGAAACTGTAAATATCCATGAGCGTGTCAATAATGCTCAGGCTCCGGCCCATCAGATGCAGTCTTCTTCAACTCCAGCCGCCATCCAGGGGGCAGCTCCACGGATGGCCGGTATGGATCAGCATGAACAGGCTATTATTGTTCATGAAACCATGAACAATGGTTCAGCAGATGCACATAAAAAAATGGCGGAAAGTCATCAGAAGATGATGGGAGCTGGCACCGTTAACGCTTCCCGTCCGGCGACTTCGTTTGCGGCGATGAATGAACATGAAAGAGCAGCTGTTGCCCATGAATTTACGAATAACGGTCAGTCCGGCCCCCATCAGGCTATGGCTGATGCACACCGCCGCATGATCAATGCGGGCTGA